In Ananas comosus cultivar F153 linkage group 10, ASM154086v1, whole genome shotgun sequence, the sequence aaatgaaaagctTCTACGTACAGTATCTTCTAAATTACATGTTTTTGCGATAGTTGCTGACTTTTTCAAATAGATACACATACATGCTAATGTGATCTCTCGAAATTAAACACGTTTTCATAATTACATGCATAAAACTAGTATAATGTTGATTTTGAAGCAAGATGAGGAACATATGCATGCCTTCCAAACACATTTGAGAAAGAAGGAAAGGTGAAACTGACAGAAGATGCATGTAATCTGTGAAAAATCTTTGGTCGTTCATAAAGTAACCAACTGATTATATCTAAATTTGTTCCTTAGGGATTAAGTAAAACATAGTTACATCTACCACGCACATAATAGATGATATTCTTTGTAATACTTCAAACTAATATTTGATGTTCAGTTTCTTTTGAATGCAAAACCAAGATGAACTTGGCATGAAATCACGCAACCATGTTAGTTGCAGGCAAAAGCTTCCTCTTGCTGGTTATTATTGTAATTTTCTATGCTCTAACAAACCCAAATGGctaggaccaaaaaaaaaatttttgttttttttttgagagaaaggtagcatgctacccgcttcgtttatttcttttagaaataaacttagctggaaatgtgaatcaactagaatttgaacttgggtcttgggtatcaatcaccaaacCTTTTTGTCACTTACGCTAGGGACGGCCagtaccaaaaaataaaaattactcaTAGAAAATGGTCGATTATTTGTTATATCAATGCCTAATCTTTTTGAAACTTAATATCAGTACATAACCATAAAGTTCAACTCGATCATTCTTACCTTCTAATTTCAGTGTCATTTTCTTCAAAAGTGTAGGTTAATAAACAAGAGAAATTAAAGTGCACGCTACACATCGTTTGTTAGATTACAACACAAATGATATACTCAAAATTAGAATTCTCATAACTTCAATTTGGAGCTCTTCAATGATTTACTCATGCATCCAATAATTAATGCTATCAAGGAAGTGGTTTCTACAGTACAGGCATCTTCTAAGGTTGGAAAGCTTCTTGGTTTCACTCCAAAATATACACTAATAATCTACAGTATTAATGTCTGAATCGACATGCAACCATGAgcaatatatagtataaaaggTTATCATGCTTCAAATTTGTGTTGTTTGTAGGTCACATTGCTTGAACATAAGTATATGTTCTTCACGCAAACTAGAAATCATAAGTTACAAACTAACAAGAATACATGTATTTGCAATACCAAAGCTGtatgtttttttataaaacaacagATAGAGTTTTCCTTAGTCGATGTAAACAATTAGAATCGCTTAATTTCCTGCATGGTTAATAAACTGCCCGTGCAAGTTTTCAAACATACTTACTTGGGATGATATGGTGCCTTCCCACAAGGAGCCAAATACAAAACCCGAATCCATTGCCGCAATCTGATCATTACTCTTATCACTATTCTCATTGTTATCACCATTGCTTTCTATAATATTCTGGTGCTGGTGCTGCTGTAGGAAGATGTCATCGTTGATCAGCGAATCGAAGAAGGATGAGAAGACGTCGTCTTCTTGTTCGAGATTCACCCCGTGGAGCAAGTAATTGCCGTGGTCGTGATCGCGAAGGACTTCACCGGGAGCAGGACTAGGGTTTGGTTCAGGGTTGGGGTTATTGGTGGGGttattagggttagggttagggttaaggTCATAAGGAAGGGTTGCAGGTGGAGGATGGAGACCATGGCTTGTGAGAGAGGGTAGTGGATTGTTACTATGGTTGGGACGATGGTTGCTGGACACCAAGGGCTTGTGCGTCCGCGGATCGATGCCTTGGCTGATGAGCTTCTTGCTGAGGTGCGTGTTCCAGTAGTTCTTGATCTCGTTATCTGTACGTCCGGGTATCCTTCCAGCTATCAAAGACCACCTGCAGGAGAAACCAAAGACAGTTCCGACATTAATTTGCCAGTCTAGCTATAATAATCGGGCAATTCAATCGACATGTGATACATCAGCATGCATGCCAGTACATCCGCAGCTATATCTATGATAAAAGtaaagtgtgtgtgtgtgtctgagaaagagagagaaggggaccGACCGGTTACCGAGGaggcggtggaggcggaggatgAGGTCCTCCTCGTCGGGGGCGATGGGGCCGCGCTTGATGGAGGGGCGCAGGTAATTCATCCAGCGGAGGCGGCAGCTCTTG encodes:
- the LOC109716607 gene encoding transcription repressor MYB5-like: MKNPVGASSSSLPSRGRGGVGGRGATPCCSKMGVKRGPWTAEEDEVLSSYVRREGEGRWRTLPKRAGLLRCGKSCRLRWMNYLRPSIKRGPIAPDEEDLILRLHRLLGNRWSLIAGRIPGRTDNEIKNYWNTHLSKKLISQGIDPRTHKPLVSSNHRPNHSNNPLPSLTSHGLHPPPATLPYDLNPNPNPNNPTNNPNPEPNPSPAPGEVLRDHDHGNYLLHGVNLEQEDDVFSSFFDSLINDDIFLQQHQHQNIIESNGDNNENSDKSNDQIAAMDSGFVFGSLWEGTISSQFA